From one Streptomyces sp. CA-210063 genomic stretch:
- a CDS encoding AMP-dependent synthetase/ligase gives MGNFGTAPPTDPVMTAGLADSLFQTADRDPALPQIARRDTTSPDTWTRVSAAEARDEVVDLAKGLIASGIRPGNRVAVMARTRYEWTVLAVALWSVGAEIVPIYPTSSRDQIEWILRDAACVGVVVEDEPGVMTVGSVCAKLPLLRHVWQLDTHSLPQLVEAGRDVPDATVDSLRRIVMPDSTAVIAYTSGTTGRPRGCALSHRSLASPCDVLLAGWRHTAAAPGEQPSILAFLPFSHVYGLMIQGMCLRGGLLLAHEPELTEEALSAALRSFRPTFLFGVPYVFEKIYKNFLRKAQQAGRGPLFDRAVRTAQDYALAVERQRLNTGSGPAMDLRLQHAFYEKTVYRKLRAALGGRVRGGCSGGSPLNRDLTLFYAGIGILVHDGYGLTETAGGITAQPVGREKFGTVGRPLPGTEIRVARDGEILVNGPSVFQGYVNDEAGTRDALQDGWLATGDIGRLDSEGYLSITGRKKEIIITSGGKGVAPAPLEEQLRMHPLIHQAVVVGDNRPCVGALITLDPEFLAHWRGSLSAPGELLGREAREENALRQEVLRAIAGANSAVSRSESIRVFRILPEPFDLANGLLTPSMKLRRDSIVQRYEAEIEAMYATSARAARRTAPEEIAGWDDSDSDDVFRRVRR, from the coding sequence ATGGGCAACTTCGGCACTGCTCCACCGACGGACCCGGTCATGACCGCGGGGCTGGCCGATTCGCTCTTCCAGACGGCCGACCGTGATCCCGCGCTGCCGCAGATCGCGCGCCGCGACACCACCTCCCCGGACACCTGGACCCGGGTGAGCGCGGCCGAGGCGCGGGACGAAGTGGTGGATCTCGCCAAGGGGTTGATCGCGTCCGGGATCCGGCCGGGCAACCGGGTGGCCGTGATGGCGCGGACCCGTTACGAGTGGACGGTGCTCGCGGTCGCGCTGTGGTCCGTGGGCGCCGAGATCGTGCCGATCTATCCGACGTCGTCGCGCGACCAGATCGAGTGGATCCTGCGGGACGCGGCCTGTGTGGGCGTGGTCGTCGAGGACGAGCCGGGTGTGATGACGGTCGGCTCGGTGTGCGCCAAGCTCCCGCTGCTGCGCCACGTCTGGCAGCTGGACACTCACTCGCTGCCGCAACTCGTCGAGGCGGGCCGGGACGTACCGGACGCGACGGTGGACTCGCTGCGCCGCATCGTCATGCCGGACTCCACCGCGGTGATCGCGTACACGTCCGGCACGACCGGCCGGCCCCGGGGCTGCGCGCTCTCCCATCGCAGCCTCGCCAGCCCCTGTGACGTCCTGCTGGCCGGGTGGCGGCACACCGCCGCCGCGCCCGGCGAACAGCCGTCGATCCTCGCCTTCCTGCCGTTCTCGCACGTCTACGGCCTCATGATCCAGGGGATGTGCCTGCGCGGCGGGCTGCTCCTCGCGCACGAGCCGGAGTTGACGGAGGAGGCGCTGTCCGCCGCGCTGCGGTCGTTCCGCCCGACGTTCCTCTTCGGCGTTCCCTACGTCTTCGAGAAGATCTACAAGAACTTCCTGCGCAAGGCCCAACAGGCGGGCCGGGGCCCGCTGTTCGACCGTGCGGTGCGCACCGCCCAGGACTACGCCCTCGCCGTCGAACGGCAGCGGCTGAACACGGGCTCCGGCCCGGCCATGGACCTGAGGCTCCAGCACGCCTTCTACGAGAAGACGGTGTACCGCAAGCTGCGCGCGGCCCTCGGCGGCCGGGTGCGCGGCGGCTGTTCCGGCGGCTCTCCCCTCAACCGTGACCTCACGCTCTTCTACGCCGGCATCGGCATCCTCGTCCACGACGGGTACGGCCTCACCGAGACGGCCGGGGGCATCACCGCCCAGCCGGTGGGCCGGGAGAAGTTCGGCACCGTGGGCCGTCCACTGCCGGGCACGGAGATCCGGGTGGCGCGGGACGGGGAGATCCTGGTGAACGGGCCGTCGGTGTTCCAGGGGTACGTCAACGACGAGGCGGGCACCCGGGACGCGCTCCAGGACGGCTGGCTGGCCACGGGCGACATCGGGCGGCTGGACTCCGAGGGGTATCTGTCGATCACCGGCCGCAAGAAGGAGATCATCATCACCAGCGGGGGCAAGGGCGTGGCCCCGGCGCCGCTGGAGGAGCAGCTGCGGATGCATCCGCTGATCCACCAGGCCGTGGTCGTGGGCGACAACCGGCCCTGCGTGGGCGCCCTGATCACGCTGGACCCGGAGTTCCTGGCCCACTGGCGGGGGTCGCTGTCCGCGCCGGGTGAGCTGCTGGGCCGGGAGGCGCGGGAGGAGAACGCGCTGCGGCAGGAGGTGCTGCGTGCGATCGCCGGCGCCAACAGCGCGGTGTCGCGCTCGGAGTCGATCCGTGTCTTCCGTATCCTGCCCGAGCCGTTCGACCTGGCCAACGGCCTGCTGACCCCGTCGATGAAGCTGCGCCGGGACAGCATCGTGCAGCGGTACGAGGCCGAGATCGAGGCGATGTACGCGACCTCCGCGCGGGCCGCCCGCCGGACCGCGCCGGAGGAGATCGCGGGCTGGGACGACTCCGACTCCGACGACGTGTTCCGCCGCGTCCGGCGCTGA
- a CDS encoding universal stress protein — translation MTTGPITAAVDGTTESLAALAWAGREAVRRGLALRVVHAWRWEPHEAITVDRDGQARWAREALAEAARSVAERHPELEVTTELVEGPPVGSLVAAAEHAETLVLGSRGHGTLVGFLLGSVGQQVIVESSRPVVLVRAEDSPSGEAAGREVVVGQQGTPEDSADVLRFAFETAAARGAALRAVRAWTLPPLYAYSPGSLKLLDEAGGLEPFEKKALAAALEPWRERFPDVPVTQHVEMGSAGQVLLSVAQRAQLMVVGRRAHRRAVGARIGSVAHGVLHHAHCPVAVVPHG, via the coding sequence ATGACGACGGGCCCGATCACCGCCGCAGTGGACGGTACGACCGAGAGCCTCGCGGCGCTGGCGTGGGCCGGCCGGGAGGCCGTACGCCGGGGCCTGGCGCTGCGGGTGGTGCACGCGTGGCGGTGGGAGCCGCACGAGGCGATCACCGTGGACCGGGACGGACAGGCGCGGTGGGCCCGGGAGGCGCTCGCGGAGGCGGCGCGCAGCGTCGCCGAGCGGCACCCGGAGCTGGAGGTGACGACGGAACTGGTCGAGGGCCCGCCGGTCGGCTCCCTCGTCGCCGCCGCGGAGCACGCCGAGACGCTGGTGCTCGGCTCGCGTGGGCACGGCACGCTCGTCGGCTTCCTCCTCGGCTCCGTCGGACAGCAGGTGATCGTCGAGTCGTCGCGTCCCGTCGTCCTCGTCCGCGCCGAGGACAGCCCGTCCGGCGAGGCCGCCGGACGCGAGGTCGTCGTGGGCCAGCAGGGCACCCCGGAGGACAGCGCCGACGTCCTGCGGTTCGCGTTCGAGACCGCGGCGGCCCGGGGTGCCGCCCTGCGCGCGGTCCGGGCGTGGACCCTGCCGCCGCTGTACGCCTACAGCCCGGGCTCGCTGAAGCTCCTCGACGAGGCCGGTGGCCTGGAGCCGTTCGAGAAGAAGGCGCTGGCCGCCGCGTTGGAGCCGTGGCGGGAGCGGTTCCCCGACGTGCCGGTCACCCAGCATGTCGAGATGGGCAGCGCCGGGCAGGTCCTGCTGTCCGTGGCCCAGCGGGCCCAGCTGATGGTCGTCGGGCGCCGCGCCCACCGCAGGGCCGTCGGCGCCCGTATCGGCTCGGTGGCCCACGGTGTCCTGCATCACGCGCACTGCCCGGTGGCCGTGGTCCCGCACGGGTGA
- a CDS encoding Bug family tripartite tricarboxylate transporter substrate binding protein, whose amino-acid sequence MRLRTPRGHVLALLGAAVLVLVGPPLLTAGSGSETGTQIPGLRFMVPNTPGGGYDITARTAAKNAEDAGLTHNIEVFNLPGAGGTVGLSRLVSEHGNGKLAMSMGLGVVGAVRSNDAPKTLADTTPIARLTEEQDVVVVAKDSPYKTIDDLIGAWKDDPGKLPVGGGSAPGGPDHLAPMLMAQAAGIAPKDVNYIPFDGGGELLASILGNKVAFGVSGVGEYLDQIKAGELRLLAVTGPERVDGLDAPTLQEAGYDVNFTNWRGIVAPPGLTGAERDKLTRLIEELHDSPEWRQSMKQNGWDDAFLTGDEFGDFLAGEDQRVSSVLKELGL is encoded by the coding sequence GTGCGTCTGCGCACCCCCCGAGGACATGTCCTCGCCCTGCTCGGGGCCGCCGTGCTCGTGCTCGTGGGGCCGCCGCTGCTGACGGCCGGCAGCGGTAGCGAGACCGGCACACAGATCCCGGGACTGCGTTTCATGGTGCCGAACACGCCCGGCGGCGGCTACGACATCACGGCCCGGACGGCCGCGAAGAACGCCGAGGACGCCGGGCTCACCCACAACATCGAGGTCTTCAACCTGCCCGGCGCCGGTGGCACGGTCGGTCTGAGCCGGCTGGTGAGCGAGCACGGCAACGGCAAGCTCGCGATGTCCATGGGCCTCGGTGTCGTGGGCGCCGTCCGCTCCAACGACGCCCCGAAGACCCTCGCCGACACCACGCCGATCGCCCGCCTCACCGAGGAGCAGGACGTCGTGGTGGTCGCCAAGGACTCGCCGTACAAGACGATCGACGATCTCATCGGGGCGTGGAAGGACGACCCCGGCAAACTGCCGGTGGGCGGCGGGTCGGCGCCGGGCGGGCCCGACCACCTCGCGCCGATGCTGATGGCGCAGGCCGCCGGGATCGCGCCGAAGGACGTCAACTACATCCCCTTCGACGGCGGCGGTGAGCTGCTCGCCTCGATCCTCGGCAACAAGGTCGCCTTCGGGGTGTCCGGGGTCGGCGAGTACCTGGACCAGATCAAGGCGGGCGAGCTGCGGCTGCTCGCGGTGACCGGCCCGGAGCGGGTCGACGGACTGGACGCGCCGACCCTCCAGGAGGCGGGCTACGACGTGAACTTCACCAACTGGCGCGGCATCGTCGCCCCGCCCGGCCTGACCGGGGCCGAGCGGGACAAGCTCACCCGGCTGATCGAGGAGCTGCACGACTCGCCGGAGTGGCGGCAGTCGATGAAGCAGAACGGCTGGGACGACGCCTTCCTCACCGGCGACGAGTTCGGCGACTTCCTCGCCGGTGAGGATCAGCGCGTCAGTTCAGTACTGAAGGAGCTGGGGCTTTGA
- a CDS encoding thioesterase II family protein, translating to MTSAVNSGVWIRRYRPAPEAAVRLLCLPHAGGSASYYHPMAQALAPSVDVLAAQYPGRQDRYAEPPAESVGELVERIVEAVSGDDDRPLAVFGHSMGAVVAYEVALKLEAADRAPLRLFVSGRRAPSTDRDGRELHKASDADLLKAVRRLNGTDSQVFEDPELVQLVLPALRGDYKALETYEPRPGDRLACPVTVLTGDEDPVTPVADARAWTSHTDGPSELCVFPGGHFYLNDRPQEVVDVVRRHLGL from the coding sequence ATGACCTCAGCGGTCAACAGCGGCGTGTGGATACGTCGTTACCGGCCCGCGCCCGAAGCGGCGGTCCGGCTGTTGTGTCTGCCGCACGCGGGCGGCTCGGCGAGCTACTACCACCCCATGGCGCAGGCCCTCGCCCCCTCGGTCGATGTGCTGGCCGCGCAGTATCCGGGGCGTCAGGACCGTTACGCCGAGCCGCCGGCGGAGAGCGTCGGGGAACTGGTCGAGCGGATCGTCGAGGCCGTCTCCGGTGACGACGACCGTCCGCTCGCCGTCTTCGGGCACAGCATGGGCGCGGTGGTCGCCTACGAGGTGGCGTTGAAACTGGAGGCGGCCGACCGCGCCCCGCTCCGGCTCTTCGTGTCGGGACGGCGCGCCCCCTCCACGGACCGGGACGGCAGGGAACTGCACAAGGCGAGCGACGCCGATCTGCTCAAGGCGGTGCGCCGGCTGAACGGCACCGACAGCCAGGTCTTCGAGGACCCGGAGCTGGTACAGCTCGTGCTGCCGGCGTTGCGCGGCGACTACAAGGCCCTGGAGACATACGAACCGCGCCCCGGCGACCGGCTTGCCTGCCCGGTCACCGTCCTCACCGGCGACGAGGACCCGGTGACCCCGGTGGCGGACGCGCGTGCCTGGACGTCCCACACCGACGGGCCGAGCGAGCTGTGTGTGTTCCCCGGCGGCCACTTCTATCTCAACGACCGGCCGCAGGAGGTCGTCGACGTCGTACGGCGGCACCTCGGGCTGTAG
- a CDS encoding DUF4032 domain-containing protein, which yields MALQISATNPEHPALLLELPWHLPLEEWPEHHLVPLPRGISRHVVRYARAGDEVVAVKELAERPALREYELLRDLDRLGIPAVDALGVVTGRTDDAGAPLEPVLITRHLGGSMPYRSMFETTMRPATMHRLMDALAVLLVRLHLAGFAWGDCSLSNTLFRRDAGAYAAYLVDAETGDLHPQLSGGQREYDLDLARVNISGELLDLEASGALHPSVDAIEFGNEICSRYDKLWEELTRRSVYPAGKYHYIERRIRRLNELGFDVAEMQIEHSNNGDTVTFVPKVVDAGHHQRQLLRLTGLDTEENQARRLLNDLESWMATQDDYAPGDPLGARPEVLAHRWVREVFRPTVRAVPLELRGSMDAAEIYHQLLEHRWYLSERAQHDIGLDIAVKDYIDNVLPKTLALLPPSVDDVTPM from the coding sequence ATGGCACTGCAGATCAGCGCCACCAACCCGGAACACCCCGCGCTGCTGCTCGAACTGCCGTGGCACCTGCCGCTGGAGGAGTGGCCCGAGCACCACCTCGTGCCGCTCCCCCGCGGTATCTCCCGCCACGTGGTGCGCTACGCCCGTGCCGGCGACGAGGTCGTCGCCGTCAAGGAACTCGCCGAACGGCCCGCCCTGCGCGAGTACGAGCTGCTGCGCGACCTGGACCGGCTCGGCATCCCCGCCGTGGACGCGCTCGGTGTGGTCACCGGCCGCACCGACGACGCGGGCGCGCCCCTGGAACCGGTGCTGATCACCCGGCACCTGGGCGGTTCGATGCCGTACCGCTCCATGTTCGAGACGACCATGCGTCCGGCCACCATGCACCGCCTGATGGACGCCCTCGCCGTCCTGCTGGTGCGGCTGCACCTCGCCGGGTTCGCGTGGGGGGACTGCTCGCTGTCCAACACGCTGTTCCGGCGGGACGCGGGGGCGTACGCCGCGTATCTGGTGGACGCCGAGACGGGCGATCTGCATCCTCAACTGAGCGGCGGGCAGCGCGAGTACGACCTCGATCTCGCCCGGGTCAACATCAGCGGCGAGCTGCTGGACCTGGAGGCGTCCGGGGCGCTGCACCCCTCGGTGGACGCGATCGAGTTCGGCAACGAGATCTGCTCCCGCTACGACAAGCTGTGGGAGGAGCTGACACGCAGGTCGGTGTACCCGGCCGGGAAGTACCACTACATCGAGCGCCGGATCCGCCGCCTCAACGAGCTCGGCTTCGATGTCGCCGAGATGCAGATCGAGCACTCCAACAACGGTGACACGGTGACCTTCGTGCCCAAGGTCGTGGACGCCGGTCACCACCAGCGCCAGCTGCTGCGGCTGACCGGTCTGGACACCGAGGAGAACCAGGCCCGGCGGCTGCTGAACGACCTGGAGAGCTGGATGGCCACCCAGGACGACTACGCCCCGGGCGACCCCCTCGGCGCCCGCCCCGAGGTGCTGGCCCACCGCTGGGTGCGGGAGGTGTTCCGCCCGACCGTGCGGGCCGTCCCGCTGGAACTGCGCGGCTCGATGGACGCGGCGGAGATCTACCACCAGCTCCTCGAACACCGCTGGTACCTGTCCGAGCGGGCCCAGCACGACATCGGCCTGGACATAGCGGTGAAGGACTACATCGACAACGTCCTGCCGAAGACCCTGGCCCTGCTGCCGCCGTCGGTGGACGACGTCACCCCCATGTGA
- a CDS encoding response regulator produces MTGTSSAPGTIDVLVVDDDFMVARVHRTFVERVEPFRVVGVASTGEQAALAVDELRPDLVLLDLYLPDGFGLDVIPRLRTAGHDCDVMVISAAREADSVRGAVRHGVVDYLLKPFEFEELRSRLQRYAAQRGRLLTTVVRGQADVDRVLAGAAAPASAAGALPKGMSVETAELIEGTLRGTDGTLSATECATLTGISRVSARRYLEYFHGIGSADVSLRYGVAGRPERRYSWRV; encoded by the coding sequence ATGACCGGCACGAGCAGTGCGCCCGGCACGATCGACGTGCTCGTGGTCGACGACGACTTCATGGTGGCCCGGGTCCACCGCACCTTCGTCGAACGCGTCGAGCCGTTCCGCGTCGTCGGTGTCGCCAGCACCGGCGAACAGGCGGCCCTGGCCGTCGACGAGCTGCGCCCCGATCTGGTCCTGCTGGACCTCTACCTTCCCGACGGCTTCGGCCTCGACGTCATACCCCGGCTGCGCACCGCCGGCCACGACTGCGACGTCATGGTCATCAGCGCCGCCCGCGAGGCCGACTCCGTACGCGGCGCGGTCCGCCACGGCGTCGTCGACTACCTCCTCAAGCCCTTCGAGTTCGAGGAGCTGCGCTCCCGGCTGCAGCGGTACGCCGCCCAGCGCGGCCGCCTGCTCACCACCGTCGTACGCGGCCAGGCCGACGTCGACCGCGTCCTGGCCGGAGCCGCCGCACCCGCCTCGGCGGCCGGAGCCCTGCCCAAGGGCATGAGCGTCGAGACCGCCGAGCTGATCGAAGGCACCCTCCGCGGCACCGACGGCACCCTCTCCGCCACCGAGTGCGCCACCCTCACCGGCATCTCCCGCGTCAGCGCCCGCCGCTACCTGGAGTACTTCCACGGCATCGGCAGCGCGGACGTCTCCCTGCGCTACGGGGTGGCGGGGCGGCCGGAGCGGCGGTACAGCTGGCGGGTGTGA
- a CDS encoding VOC family protein → MTLEWEQIVVDSADPVALGRWWAEALGWVVLNDSPEEYEIRPAPDRLPGLIFGSVPEAKTVKNRLHLDFRPDDQAAEVTRLLALGARHADVGQSGDEPWVTLADPEGNEFCVLAPRRS, encoded by the coding sequence ATGACCTTGGAGTGGGAGCAGATCGTGGTGGACTCGGCGGACCCGGTGGCCCTGGGGCGCTGGTGGGCCGAGGCACTGGGCTGGGTCGTCCTCAACGACTCCCCGGAGGAGTACGAGATCCGTCCGGCCCCCGACCGTCTGCCCGGCCTGATCTTCGGCTCCGTCCCGGAGGCCAAGACCGTCAAGAACCGCCTGCACCTCGACTTCCGCCCCGACGACCAGGCGGCGGAGGTCACCCGCCTCCTCGCCCTCGGCGCCCGTCACGCGGACGTCGGGCAGAGTGGCGACGAGCCATGGGTCACGCTCGCGGATCCGGAGGGCAACGAGTTCTGCGTACTCGCCCCGCGCAGGAGCTGA
- a CDS encoding sensor histidine kinase has protein sequence MVAEFRRHTLAGEMLVLQLAIVVVVLLAVAAVSLTQSAATFNRVEGRRVTALAEQLAANPLVRDRLTRPVAHEALAPLVNSTQTQSGVTSVTVADADGRIVSSTDPTVIGDPMPVGEGAAAGRGWSGSLTLDGSHELVAQVPVLGDTEANLGRLLGTVMIGEASPTVWQRLSGASSYLLAYLGIASGLGLVGSWLLARRVKRQTLGLEPHEIAGLAEHREAMLYGIAEGVIALDPHHRLTLVNEMGRRLLDLPEDCVGKSLADLGVEGRLRDVLVGAQEEASHKRDEVVIRRGRVLVMNRMTVTKDGRHLGSVTTLRDRTELARLEREIGSFRSSSELLRAQAHEFANQLHTISGLIQIGEQDEVVHYIRALSRHRHSLDVTLSRRVRDTAVAALLMAKTSLAAERRVTLRISDDTALDRLAPEDAADVATVVGNLVDNAVDAAATTTTSDDPEPWGGADGREAWVEVELRHDASSVEIVVRDSGPGVAPELAREVFSHGFTTKAAREGERGIGLALTRLVCERHGGEISVTNTPDGAMFTARMTVSHLADAVAEGATP, from the coding sequence GTGGTCGCCGAGTTCCGTCGCCATACCCTCGCAGGCGAGATGCTGGTCCTCCAGCTCGCCATCGTCGTGGTGGTGCTGCTCGCGGTCGCCGCGGTCTCGCTCACCCAGTCCGCCGCGACGTTCAACCGGGTCGAGGGCCGCCGCGTCACCGCGCTCGCCGAGCAGCTGGCCGCCAACCCCCTCGTACGGGACCGGCTCACGCGGCCTGTCGCGCACGAGGCGCTGGCACCTCTGGTGAACTCCACCCAGACCCAGTCCGGGGTGACCTCGGTCACGGTCGCCGACGCCGACGGCCGGATCGTCAGCTCCACCGACCCCACGGTGATCGGCGACCCGATGCCGGTCGGCGAGGGCGCCGCCGCGGGCCGTGGCTGGTCCGGCTCACTGACCCTGGACGGCAGCCACGAGCTCGTCGCCCAGGTGCCTGTCCTCGGTGACACGGAGGCGAACCTCGGCCGGCTCCTGGGCACGGTGATGATCGGTGAGGCCTCCCCGACCGTGTGGCAGCGCCTCAGCGGCGCCTCCTCGTACCTCCTCGCCTACCTCGGCATCGCCAGCGGCCTCGGCCTCGTCGGCTCCTGGCTGCTGGCCCGGCGCGTCAAGCGGCAGACCCTCGGCCTGGAGCCCCACGAGATCGCCGGCCTCGCCGAACACCGCGAGGCCATGCTGTACGGCATCGCCGAGGGCGTGATCGCCCTGGACCCCCACCACCGCCTCACCCTCGTCAACGAGATGGGCCGGCGTCTGCTCGATCTGCCCGAGGACTGCGTCGGCAAGAGCCTGGCCGACCTGGGTGTCGAGGGACGGCTGCGGGACGTGCTGGTCGGAGCGCAGGAAGAGGCATCCCACAAGCGCGACGAGGTCGTCATACGCCGGGGCCGGGTCCTGGTGATGAACCGGATGACCGTCACCAAGGACGGCCGCCACCTCGGCTCGGTCACCACCCTGCGGGACCGCACCGAGCTGGCCCGCCTCGAACGCGAGATCGGCTCCTTCCGCAGCTCCTCCGAACTGCTGCGCGCTCAGGCCCATGAGTTCGCCAACCAGCTGCACACCATCTCCGGGCTCATCCAGATCGGCGAGCAGGACGAGGTCGTCCACTACATCCGCGCGCTGAGCCGGCACCGCCACTCCCTCGACGTCACCCTCAGCCGCCGCGTCCGGGACACCGCCGTCGCCGCCCTGCTCATGGCGAAGACATCCCTCGCCGCCGAACGCCGGGTCACCCTGCGGATCTCCGACGACACCGCACTCGACCGGCTCGCCCCGGAGGACGCCGCCGACGTGGCGACCGTGGTCGGCAACCTCGTCGACAACGCGGTGGACGCGGCCGCCACCACGACCACGTCCGACGACCCCGAGCCCTGGGGCGGCGCCGACGGCCGCGAGGCCTGGGTAGAGGTGGAGCTGCGCCACGACGCCTCCAGCGTGGAGATCGTCGTCCGGGACTCGGGCCCCGGCGTGGCTCCCGAACTCGCCCGTGAGGTCTTCTCCCACGGTTTCACCACCAAGGCCGCGCGGGAAGGCGAACGCGGGATCGGCCTGGCCCTGACCCGCCTGGTCTGCGAACGGCACGGTGGTGAGATCTCGGTGACCAACACCCCCGACGGGGCCATGTTCACCGCCCGCATGACCGTCAGCCACCTCGCCGACGCGGTGGCGGAAGGAGCGACACCATGA
- a CDS encoding tripartite tricarboxylate transporter permease — MDALNSLLDGFGTALTPINLLWAAIGVLLGTAIGVLPGIGPAMAVALLLPVTYGLNPVGAFIMFAGIYYGAMFGGSTTSILLNTPGESAAVVAAMEGNPMAKSGRGAQALAAAAIGHFAGGMVGTLLLVALAPTVAKLAVDIGAPDYFAIMVLAFIAVTSVLGSSRIRGLASLLIGLTIGLVGLDQMTGQQRLTFGSLQLADGIDVVIVAVGLFAIGEALWVAAHLRRSPPEPIPVGRPWLGRSDVKRTWKSWVRGPFIGFPFGAIPAGGAEIPTFLSYVTEKRLSKHKDEWGKGAIEGVAGPESAASASAAGTLVSMLTLGLPTTAVAAVMLAAFQQYGIQPGPLLFEREPDLVWGLIASLFVGMVLLLALNLPLAPLWAKLLRIPRPYLYAGILFFAAVGAYAVGGEVIDLVILLVIGLIGFGMRRYGLPVLPAVIGVILGPNAEQQLRRALQISDGSVTGLVNTPFAVTVYVIIAVLLAWPLLKRLVTRDRDRTPAGTR; from the coding sequence ATGGACGCCCTCAACTCCCTCCTGGACGGCTTCGGCACGGCCCTCACCCCGATCAACCTGCTGTGGGCCGCGATCGGCGTCCTGCTGGGCACGGCGATCGGCGTGCTGCCCGGCATCGGGCCCGCCATGGCGGTGGCGCTGCTGCTGCCGGTGACGTACGGGCTGAACCCCGTCGGCGCGTTCATCATGTTCGCGGGCATCTACTACGGCGCGATGTTCGGCGGTTCCACCACCTCGATCCTCCTCAACACGCCCGGTGAGAGCGCGGCTGTGGTCGCGGCCATGGAGGGCAACCCGATGGCCAAGTCGGGGCGCGGTGCGCAGGCGCTGGCGGCCGCCGCCATCGGGCACTTCGCCGGCGGCATGGTCGGCACGCTCCTGCTGGTGGCGCTGGCGCCGACGGTCGCCAAGCTGGCCGTGGACATCGGTGCCCCGGACTACTTCGCGATCATGGTGCTGGCGTTCATCGCCGTGACGTCCGTGCTGGGCTCGTCCCGCATCCGGGGGCTCGCCTCCTTGTTGATCGGTCTGACGATCGGCCTGGTGGGCCTGGACCAGATGACCGGTCAGCAGCGTCTGACCTTCGGTTCACTGCAACTGGCCGACGGCATCGACGTGGTGATCGTCGCGGTCGGTCTCTTCGCCATCGGCGAGGCCCTGTGGGTCGCCGCCCATCTGCGGCGCAGCCCGCCCGAGCCGATCCCGGTGGGCAGGCCGTGGCTCGGCCGCTCCGATGTGAAGCGGACCTGGAAGTCGTGGGTGCGCGGCCCGTTCATCGGCTTCCCGTTCGGTGCGATCCCGGCGGGCGGCGCCGAGATCCCCACCTTCCTGTCGTACGTCACCGAGAAACGGCTGTCGAAGCACAAGGACGAGTGGGGCAAGGGCGCGATCGAGGGGGTGGCCGGCCCGGAGTCGGCGGCATCGGCCTCCGCGGCAGGCACCCTGGTCTCGATGCTGACGCTCGGCCTGCCCACCACCGCGGTCGCGGCGGTCATGCTGGCCGCCTTCCAGCAGTACGGCATCCAGCCGGGCCCCCTGCTGTTCGAACGCGAGCCCGACCTGGTGTGGGGCCTGATCGCCTCGCTCTTCGTCGGCATGGTGCTGCTGCTCGCGCTCAACCTGCCGCTGGCCCCGCTGTGGGCGAAGCTCCTGCGGATCCCGCGGCCGTATCTCTACGCGGGCATCCTCTTCTTCGCGGCGGTCGGCGCGTACGCGGTCGGCGGCGAGGTCATCGACCTGGTGATTCTGCTGGTCATCGGCCTGATCGGGTTCGGTATGCGCCGCTACGGGCTGCCGGTGCTGCCCGCCGTCATCGGCGTCATCCTGGGCCCGAACGCGGAGCAGCAGCTGCGGCGCGCCCTGCAGATCAGCGACGGCAGCGTCACCGGCCTGGTGAACACGCCGTTCGCGGTGACGGTGTACGTGATCATCGCCGTGCTGCTGGCCTGGCCGCTGCTGAAGCGGTTGGTGACCCGCGACCGCGACCGCACGCCCGCCGGGACCCGGTGA
- a CDS encoding tripartite tricarboxylate transporter TctB family protein has protein sequence MRAWLSLRSQKLYQRSELGVSVVLLALGVLVLTDALTMDVDIAQRGPVGPKTVPIVVGAGLLLIAALLAVDVLRGGRGQAETGEDIDLSEPADWRTVLLLAGVFLGAAVLIEPLGFPIAGALLFWGAAFALGSRRLDRDPLIAAVISLVTYGVFNNLLGVPLPGGPLMGVL, from the coding sequence ATGCGCGCTTGGCTCTCGCTACGCAGTCAAAAACTCTACCAGCGTTCTGAACTCGGCGTCAGCGTAGTCCTGCTGGCCCTCGGCGTCCTGGTCCTGACCGACGCGCTCACCATGGACGTCGACATCGCGCAGCGCGGTCCCGTCGGCCCGAAGACCGTGCCGATCGTCGTCGGCGCCGGCCTGCTGCTGATCGCCGCGCTGCTCGCCGTGGACGTGCTCCGCGGCGGCCGGGGCCAGGCCGAGACCGGCGAGGACATCGACCTGTCCGAGCCCGCCGACTGGCGCACGGTGCTGCTGCTCGCCGGGGTGTTCCTCGGCGCGGCCGTCCTGATCGAACCCCTCGGCTTCCCGATAGCGGGCGCCCTGCTCTTCTGGGGTGCGGCGTTCGCCCTCGGCAGCCGTCGCCTGGACCGCGATCCGCTGATCGCGGCCGTCATCTCCCTGGTCACGTACGGCGTCTTCAACAACCTGCTCGGGGTGCCGCTCCCCGGCGGACCGCTGATGGGAGTGCTGTGA